The Synechococcus sp. M16.1 genome includes the window GCCGTTGCGACGACGACGGCGAGGGTCTGGATCTCATCGATCTGCCCCGCTTGCTCACCGATCAGCTCTTGCTGGAGAGCAGTGCGCTGGTGTCTCGCCTGACGCCCCTTTTGGAGCCTGGTGAATTGCAGCGTGTTGCCCTGGCGGAGCCCCTGGAGCAGCTGCGGGGCATTGCTGCTCTGCTGGAGCGTCAAAAAAGCTTGAAGCGCTGCCGGCACCTGTTGGAGGCCTGGGGTGGCCAGCGTCTGCAAACCCTGGAATCCTGCATCGCTGTTCTGATCGATCAGGAGGCTTCGTCAGATCAGGCCTCCGTGGACATGGAGGTGCGGATTCAGGCCCTCTTCGATGACCTCAACCGTGATGCGCTGCGCTACCAGGAGTTGTATTACACCGAGCGAAAACACATCGGCCATTTGGATCAGCAACGTTGCGCCAGCTACACCGTTCCCCCGGCCGCCTGAGCCATGGGCCGGTGGTCTGGGCAAACTGCATCAGGATCTGTTCCTCGAGTTGAAGATGTCTGAATTCTTCGAAGCGATCTGGCACGGTGAGGGCGTCGGCGACGGCGGTGATCTGGAGGAAGCGCTGCAGGCCTACGTCGTGGTGAAGCCGGAGGAGGGGGATTGGGTTGAGGCTTGCGCCGCTGAGGGGGCCGACCCTGTGATCGAGCGCTTCGCCTCGTTTGACGCCTACCTCGACAATGCTGATCCGCTTGAGCGCATTGCCGTCACCCCGCAGATGATCAGCGAAGCCCTTGCGTTGCTGCCGTCCTGATGACTGATTCGCAGCTGGATTTCGCCGCGCTCGATCCGGTCAACCACCTCTGGCCGGCCTTTGTGGAGCGTCTGGGTTCCGAGAAGGCTCAGCGGGCTGTTCGTCAGGCGCTGGATCTGCAGGGCATGCGAGGGCACCAGGGCACCCTGCCGGTGCTGTTCACTGAAACCGGAGGACTGGCGTTGGCCAGCACCGATCTGGTGCGGGAGCAGACGGGTCTCAACGCCCACGGCGAGCGGATGGTCTTGCTGCTCAGCACCCGTGAGCAGGTCATCCAGCTGCTGCAGGAGGTTTGAGGCCTGGCTCAACGCTGTGGGTCAGGCCTTCACCACCGGTAGATCCTGCAGACGGGTGGTGGCGGCGCGGCTGAGTTGCTCACGCCGCATCAACCAACTGGGCTGCAGTCCGCAACCGGCCCATTGCAGGGTTCCACGCCCGTAACGCCGATTGATCCGGTCGATGGTCTCCATCAGGCACTCCCGTTTCTGCTGCTGCTCCTCACTCATCGGCACCATCAGATGGGTCTGCAGGATGTCATGGCTCTGCAGGTGCTGCATCAGCACGCCGGCCTTGGCCAATGGTCGGTGGGGGCGAAAGATCCGTGCCACCAAGGGCCGTGCCGCTTCCAGCAGCACAGCTGTGTCATTGCTCGGCAGGTCCAGCTGCGTGCTGGCGGCTTGACTGTAAAACCCAGGAGCGAACGGGCTGGTGCGGGTGTAGATGGTGAGGGCTGCTGCCCGTTGCCGTTGCCTGCGCAATTTCTCGGCGGCGCGCACCACATAGGTGGCGATGGCCTGGTGCAGCTCCTCCTGGCTGGTGATGGGTCGGCTGAAACTGCGACTCACGCAGGTTTCCTGCTTTGGTGCTGGTGCCAGCTCCAGCGGCAGGCAGGCATGGCCCCGCAGCTCCCGTTGCAGCCGCAGACCCACCACGCCGCATTTGGCGCGCAGTTCACCGCTCGGCATGTCCCGGAGGTGTCGTGCGTTGCTGACGCCCCGCAGGCGACACCAATGGGCTAGTTGTCGACCGATTCCCCAGACATCCTCGATCGCAATGGTTTCCAGCCAGCGATCGGGGTTGTCGCACTGGCCGAGGTCGAACATCCCGGCATGGTCTGGGGTCTGTTTGGCCAGGCGATTGGCCAGCTTGGCCTGGGCCTTGCTGGCCCCTAAGCCGATGGCGATCGGTAGGCCGAGGTTCTGCCGTGCCCGTGCCCGCAGCTGGCGGGACCAACCCTGCAGGTCGCCATCGCGGGGACGACGAATTCTCCCGAAGGCCTCGTCAATCGAATACACCTCCAGCTCTTCACAGTGGGCCTCCAGCAGGCTCATCATCCGCTGGCTCATGTCGGCATAGAGGGCGTAGTTCGAACTGCGCACCACCACGTTGTGCCGTTCAAGCTCCCGGCGCGCCTTGAAGTACGGCGTCCCCATGCGGATGCCGAGGGCACGGGCTTCGGCACTGCGCGCAACGATGCAGCCGTCGTTGTTGGACAGCACCACCACGGGGTGACCGATCAGAGCCGGATCCAGGCTCTGTTCGCAGGAGGCATAGAAGTTGTTTCCATCGATCAGGGCCGTGGCCTGAGGCATGGCGATGTCGCTTCAGAGCGGATGGATCACGTGGATGGCGACGCCCCAGATCTGCACTTCGCCGCAGCGGTGAAGCTCCAGTGGCGGATAGTCCGGATGGGCGGCTTCCAGGCGCAACCGGCCGCGATGACGCATCAGGCGTTTGAGGGTGAAGGCACCGTCGAGCACAGCCACAACCACCTGGCCCGGGCGCGGGTCGAGGCTGCGATCGACCACTAGAAGATCGCCGTCGTGGATGCCGGCGTCGGTCATCGATTCGCCGCTCACATGCAGGAAAAAGGTGCTGGTGGGATGCCGGATCAGCTGTTCATTCAGGTCGATCCCCACGTCCACGTAGTCATCGGCGGGGGACGGGAAGCCTGCGGCGACCCGTTCCCCGGCCAGGGGCAGCGTGAGCCGACTGCGCTTGGGCTGCAGGGGAAGCGGTCTGTGTTGGAGCTCCACGGCAGCAGCGACAACTGGCTAAATAGTACGCATGTACTGCTCGCTGTGGGGAGGATCCGGTGAGGATGGTGGCCTTCGACATCTGGTGTTGGCTGACTCCCCTTACCTCGTGGCCATGGCGCTGATCGATCAGCAGGGCCGGCGCGCCCTGCCCCTGGGGGGACGGTCTCAGAAAGAGGTGGCTCCGCAGGGTGAGGCCCCGGAGGCGTTGGGCCATGCACTGGTGCTGGAGCTGTTGCTGCGGGTGTGGCAGCGCAGTGATCAGGGTGCGCTGCAGCGTGCGGCTGGAGCCGACAGCCTGCTGCTGGTTGAGCTGCCGATGGAACGGCTGCCGGAGGACGTGCCCAGGCTCAAGGCGGACTGGTTGAACACGGGGGATACGGCCGCGTTCAAAGCGGCATTGCAGGCTTTCTCCCCGCGGGCCTGGACGGTTTCGATCGAAAAATTCAAGCCGGTGGCTCTGCAGCCGTTGTGGTGAGGGGCGCTTGCTCCCAGATGTTCACGGCCACGGAATAGCGCTCGCCTTCGAACGGGTTGATCCGGTGCAGGATGCCTGGGGAGAACAGCACCAGACGGTTCACCACCGGTGGGATCGAGATCACCGAGCGGAATGTGGGTAACGGCCCCTGGTATCCGTTCTCGATCGGAGGGCTGTCGGCCACCAGCAGTTTGCCGCCAGCGCAGCTCACGTGGGGGTAGAACACAGTGGACAGCAACGGAAGCAGGAAACGGCCGCTGCGTCGACCTTCCAGCTAGTCCTTGTCGATGTGCCAGTCGAGATCGTTGTTGGTGTTGCACCACCACTCGACTCCGGCCCGCTGTGGTGCGAACGGTGTTGCCAGAGGGAGCAGGGCCTCGTCGAGGTAGTGATCGACGACGGCTTGCTGAGCCGCTGCGTGAATCGAGCGGGGAGAACCGGTTTCGGGTCGCCAGCTGAATTGAGCATCACCGTCGTGTTCCTCCTTGAGTCGCCCGTGGATGTCACACAAGTCGCGTAGGTCCTGAAGGGCGCTGGCGGGCAGAAGGTTGTCGATGATTTGCAGCATGGTCGTGGCTGAGAGATCAGCGGCCATCGCCGAACCCTAGGCACGGTGATAAGGGCTGCCTTGAACAATCGCCTGGGCTCGGAACAGTTGTTCCACGAGCATCAGCCGCGCCAGTTCGTGGGGGAAGGTCATCGGTGAAAGGCTCAGGCGCCATTTGGCCTGTGCCTTGAGCTCAGCCGTCAGACCGTCGGCCCCACCGATCACGAAGGCCAGCCGTTGGTTGCCGAATTGCTCGAGACGTCGCGCGAAGGGAACCGACGCCAAGGTGTCGCCCTGTTCCATCAGTGCAATCAGGGTTTCGTCGGGTCGCAGGGCCGCTCTGATGGCATCAGCTTCCTTGTCTGGATTGCTGTCGCGCAGTTCGCTGATGGTCAACCCAGGCAGGCGTTTGAGGTAGAGGTCAATGCCGTCCTGAATCCAGCCACGACGCACTTTGCCCACCGCAAGAATCCGGCAACGGGCCGGGTTCAAACGTCGTCTCCCTCATCCTCGAGCAGCAGCTGCCCGAAAGCCACGTAGAGGCTTTCCTCCTCGCTGCCCGGGTTCACCTTCGGCCGTTTCGGCTGGGTGTTTTTTCCCGGTCCGGGCTGGCTGCGCGCTGGTGCGGCAAGGGCTGGGGTGGTGTCGTTGTTGTTGAACGGCGATGGTTGAGCCGATGGTTTGCGTTGGGCCTCCAACTGTTTGAGGCGGTCCATGAGGTGCTCAGGAACGGTGCCGTCCTGGCTGGCCTTCATCAGTTCCCGGAAGAGCTCCTCGGGGTTCTTCTCCGTTTCAACGCGATGGCGCACCTGGCTGGCTTTGGGAGCTGACGCAGGCTTCTCCGGTTCCGGCAGGCGTGCAGGGAGTTGACGCCCTAACTCACGCAGGCGCTCGAGGCTGCGGGGATCAAAACTCATGGTTCAGGCGCAACCGAGGCTTTCACGGGTGCTGCGGCCCGTGACGGAATTCGTTCCGTCGGCAACGGCGCAGAGGCTTTTGAGTTGGTCCCCGCGCATGGGAACGTCGGTGAAGTCGGCCCCCGTGATCAACACATCGCTGAAGCGGGTGTTGAAGGCAAAAGCCCCCTCCAGCACGGCATCCTCAAGGTTGGTGCCTGTCATCACAGCGGCGTCCAGGGTGGCTTCGCGCAGGTCGGTGCCGCTGAGGTCGGCATCCTGCAGCTTGGCGCCGTAGAGGCTGGCTCCCCGCAGATCAGACCCGGACAGGTTGGCTTCGCGCAGGTTGCTGAGGTTGAAGGTGGCCCCCCGCAGGTCCTTGTTGGAATAGTCGGCCCCAATCAACACCTGTTTGGCCACATCCATCGCGGCGTGGGCCGGAGCCGGCATCAGCCACTGGCATGTGAATACCACCAGAGAGATCAGTACGGCCGTGAAGCGTCTGCCCATGATCGGAACCATCACCGCCGAACCCTAGAACCGTTCCAGGGGGGAATGGTTTGAACCAAGACGTGAGGGTTCAAGCCGGTGGGGTCTCAATGCAGCGGTGGCTGGGCGGAGCAGCAGGCCTTGCAGCAGCTGGAAGCGCAGGGATGGCGGTTGCTGGACCGAAACTGGCACTGCCGCTGGGGCGAGCTCGATCTGGTGCTGGAGCGGCAGCAGCAGCTGCTGGTGGTGGAGGTGAAGGGCCGTCGCACGGGGCATCGGGACCGCCATGGCCTTGATGCCTTTCATTCCGCCAAACGGCGCCGCATGGCCCGCGCGATCAGTTGCTGGAGAGCTGTGCATCCGGCATCCGCTGAGCATCTGCTCCGGGTCAAGCTGGCCCTCGTTCCCTTGATGACGTCCCGCCGAACGATTCGCTGGATTGATGTGGAGCGGCTGTGCTGATGCACAGTTGACCCATGGGTTTCTCTGGACATCACGCCCGCAAGCGTTTTGGTCAGCACTGGTTGCGGGACGAATCCGTGCTGCAACGAATCATCGAGGCTGCTGACCTGCAGTCCACCGATCGGGTGCTGGAGGTGGGGCCCGGTCGCGGGGCATTAACCGAGCGTCTGCTGGCCGCGGGACTGAAGGCGGTGCATGCGATTGAGCTCGACCGCGATCTGGTGGATGGTCTTCAGGAACGTTTTGAGGCTCAGCCTGGGTTCAGCCTCCATCAGGGCGATGTTCTCGAAGCCCCACTGGAATTGAGTGATGGCCGCATCGCCGACAAGGTGGTGGCCAACATTCCGTACAACATCACTGGCCCACTGCTGGAGCGGTTGGTGGGCCGACTGGACCGGCCGGTGGATCCGCCCTACCAACGGCTTGTGTTGCTGGTGCAGAAGGAAGTCGCGGAGCGAATTCGTGCCCGACCCGGCCACAGCAGTTTCAGTGCCCTGAGTGTGCGCATGCAGCTGCTGGCCCGGTGCCGTTCGGTGTGTCCGGTGCCGCCGCGCTGTTTTCAGCCACCACCAAAGGTGCAATCGGAAGTGATCTGCCTGGAGCCCTTGCCGGCCGCGGAGCGGGTGGAGCCGGCTCTGGCCGCTCGGGTGGAATCGCTGTTGAAGCAGGCGTTTCTGGCCCGGCGCAAGATGTTGCGCAACACCCTGGCGGGTGTGGCTGAGCCAGATCGCTTGAAGGAGCTGGCGGCCTCCGCGGGTTTCAGCCTGCAGCAACGCCCCCAGGAACTCGCGCCCGCCACCTGGGTCGCCCTGGCCAGGGGTTTGAATCGGGGCGACTGAACAACCACCATGATCACGGTGACGGCCCCGGCCAAAGTCAACCTGCACCTGGAGGTCCTGGGGCTGCGCTCGGACGGTTTCCATGAGCTGGCCATGGTGATGCAGAGCATCGAACTGGCGGATCGCCTGAGCTTTCAGAACACCGCTGATGCCCAACTCAGCCTCACCTGCGATGACGCCAGCCTCAGCGTCGGCGACGACAACCTGATCCTCCGGGCGGCCCAGTTGCTGCGGGACCGTTCGGGTTTCAGTGAATTGGGGGCGTCCATTCATCTCGAGAAGCGCATCCCCATCGGTGCTGGCCTGGCTGGTGGCTCCAGCGACGGCGCCGCGGCACTGGTTGGTCTGAATGCTCTGTGGGGCTTGGGCCACAGCCCCGCAGATCTGGAGCGAATGGCCGCTGAGCTCGGTTCAGACATGCCCTTCTGTGTGGCCGGAGGATGTCAGCTCTGTTTCGGGCGAGGCGAACAACTGGAAGCTGTGCCACCAACGCCTCAACCCCTGGCTGTGCTTTTGGTCAAAGACCCCACGGTGAGCGTTTCAACGCCCTGGGCCTACAAGCGTTGCCGTGAGCTCAATCAATCCCACTACCTCGCTGACGAGGCGGCTTTTGAACAACGCCGGCAAGCCTTGCGCAGCGTTGATTGGCTCCAGCCATTGCGCAGCGAGCTGCCACCTCCCCTGCGCAATGACCTGCAGGAGGTGGTTGCTCCTGAAACAGCTGCGGTGCGTTCGGCGCTCGATCTGTTGAACAGCATTCCCCAAAGCCTGGCGGTGGCCATGAGTGGTTCTGGACCCAGTTGTTTCGCGCTGTTTTCCGATCTGGCGTCATGCCGCCAGGCGCGGGATCAGCTCACTCCCCAGCTGGACCGCGCCGGCCTGAAGGCCTGGTCTTGCGCCCTTCGCAGCGATGGCGTGAGGATCGAGGCATGACTGATGTCCCCACACCAGAGAGCCCCGAACCACAGGATCCGCGCAAAGGTCCGCTGAGTTTTCTTTCCGGAGCGCTGACGGCCGGGCTGTTGGCCTGGCTAGCCCTGGGCCTGAGTCGGCGGATGGTGGTGTATTTCGCCGTTCATCCCCCGCACTACAGCTCGCCGATTGCCCAGAACATCGCTGTCACCCTGAAGACCCTTCTGGTGGGTTTGTCCTTCCTGGCCACCTTCAGCACGGCTTTTGTGGCCCTTGGCCTGACCCTGGTGTTTCTTCGCAGTCTCTTTACGGCTCGCGATCAGAACCCTGCCTAGCGTCCGCTCATTGCCAGGGTTTGGATGACGCCCCACGACCTCGGCCAGCTGGCGTTGCTGCTGTCTCCGGCCATGCTGCTTTCCGTTTTGTTGTTGTTCACCTTCGCGGCGGGCGGTTGACCCTGCGCTGACTGAGATAGCTTGGCCTCACCACCCGGATTGGCCGGGATCACTGTGACGCCGTGGCAGGAACACTTCTCTTCAACGCCCTCCGGGAAGCCATCGACGAGGAGATGGGGAGAGACCCCCACGTCTGCGTGATGGGGGAGGACGTCGGTCACTACGGCGGCAGTTACAAGGTCACCAAGGATCTGGCGGAGAAATACGGCGATCTCAGGGTGCTCGACACCCCGATTGCTGAGAACGGCTTCACCGGAATGGCTGTTGGTGCCGCGATGACCGGTCTGCGGCCGATCGTTGAGGGCATGAACATGGGCTTCCTGCTCCTGGCCTTCAACCAGATCTCCAACAACATGGGGATGCTCCGCTACACGAGCGGCGGCAACTTCACCATTCCCACCGTGGTGCGCGGCCCCGGCGGTGTGGGTCGTCAGCTTGGCGCTGAGCACAGCCAACGGCTCGAGGCCTACTTCCATGCCGTCCCCGGCATCAAGATCGTGGCCTGCAGCACGCCCACCAATGCCAAAGGCCTGATGAAGGCCGCGATTCGCGACAACAACCCCGTGCTCTTCTTCGAGCACGTTCTGCTCTACAACCTCAGCGAGGAGCTCCCCGAAGGCGACTACACCTGTGCCCTCGACCAGGCGGATCTGGTGAAAGAAGGCACCGATGTGACGATCCTCACCTACTCCCGGATGCGTCACCACTGTCTCAAGGCTGTGGAGCAACTGGAGGCAGAGGGGGTGAGCGTTGAGCTTATCGATCTGATTAGCCTCAAGCCCTTCGACATGGAGACGATCAGCCGCTCCATCCGCAAGACCAACAAGGTGATCGTGGTGGAGGAATGCATGAAGACCGGCGGCATCGGGGCCGAGTTGATTGCTCTGATCACCGAGCAGTGCTTCGACGATCTGGATGCCCGGCCTGTGCGTCTTTCCAGTCAGGACATCCCCACCCCCTACAACGGTTCTCTCGAGAACCTCACGATCATTCAGCCGCATCAGATCGTTGACGCGGCGCAGGCGTTGGTCAACAAGGGCATCTGACGTTGATGGCGCGTTATCAGGGTTGGTTTGCCCTTGTTCTTGCCCTGGCGATCGCCGCCGGGATGTTTTTGGTTCGGACGCCGCTGGAACTGGGCCTCGATCTGCGGGGCGGCAGTCAGCTCACCGTTGAGGTGAAGCCAGCCGGAGAAATCACCCGGGTTGGTGCCGAAGAGATGGAAGCGGTGAAAGCCGTGCTCGATCGTCGGGTTAACGGTCTTGGTGTGGCTGAGTCCACCCTGCAGACGGTGGGTGAGTCGCAGCTCGTGCTGCAGCTCCCAGGTGAGCAGGATCCCACCGCTGCTGCGCGGGTTCTCGGCGACACAGCCCTGTTGGAGTTTCGTGCCCAAAAGGCCGACACCGAAGCAGAGTTCCGAGGTCTGAGGCAGCTCCGTTCCCAGGTGGAAGCGATCCTCAGGTTGCGTGAAGATCAGATCCGCCTTGGTGAGACCCCGGAGCCTCTGGATCTGGCTCAGCTGAAGTCAACCCAGCAGACCCTGGGTCTGGATGGGCAGGCCAGCTCGGATGAGGAGCAGCTCCGCCAGCTTCTGAACAAGGTTGATGCAGATCTCCTCACGATGCTTGAGCCGGCAGCCCTGACGGGCAAGCAGCTGGTGACGGCAGGCCGCCAACCGCTCCAGAACAACCCGAACAGCTGGGAGGTGACCCTCAATTTCGATGGTGAGGGTGCTGAGGCCTTCGCTGACCTCACCAAATCGATTGCCGGTACCGACCGGTTGCTCGCCATCACTCTGGATGATCAGCTGATCAGTGCCGCCAGCGTTGGCCCCCAGTTCAAAAGTGCTGGAATCTCTGGTGGTGCAGCCACCATCAGTGGCAATTTCAGTGCGGAAACGGCCCGTGAGCTCGAGGTGAAGCTCCGCGGCGGCTCCCTGCCCCTCCCCGTTGAAGTGATCGAGGTCCGCACCATCGGGCCCACGCTCGGAGCAGAGAACATTCGCCGCAGCCTGGTGGCCGCCCTCTCGGGCCTGGCTCTGGTGGCGGTGTTCATGGTGGTGGCCTATCGCCTGCCAGGGGCGGTGGCTGTGATGGCCCTCAGCCTCTATGCCCTGTTCAACCTGGCGGTGTACGCCTTGATTCCGGTCACCCTCACCCTGCCGGGAATCGCTGGTTTCATCCTCTCGATCGGCATGGCCGTGGATGCCAATGTGCTGATCTTTGAACGGATCAAGGACGAATTGCGGCGGGGCAACACCTTGATCCGCTCGATCGATACAGGCTTCTCCGAGGCCTTTTCATCGATCGTCGATGGTCACCTGACCACGCTGATCAGTTGTGCAGCTCTCTTCTTCCTTGGAACCGGCCTGGTCAAGGGCTTTGCCGCGACCCTGGGCATTGGTGTTCTGCTGAGTTTGTTCACGGCCCTGACCTGCACCCGCACCCTGCTTCGTTTCCTGATGGGCTACGCCGGTCTGCGTCGTGCCAGCAATTTTCTGCCCACCGGGCAACTTCCTTCTGCCACCGCCTGAACCATGACTGAAGCATCGTCATCGGCACAAGCGGCCACGGTCCTCAGATTGCGCTGGTCCCTCAGCAGCATGCGCCGCAAGGTGTGGCTCGTTTCTGTTCTGGTGGTTCTGATCAGCCTGTTGGGCCTGGTGCTCAGCTGGTTGGATCCTGCGATTCGTGCTCCCCTCCGTCCCGGCCTGGATTTCACCGGTGGCACGCAGATTCAACTGGAGCGTCGCTGTGATGACGCCTGTGCCGAGCTCAAGGCGATTCAGGTTTCGGATGTGATCCGCAGCCTGGAGCTGCCCCAGGAGGAGGGTCAACCTCTCCCCAACCTGGGCGCTCCCCGGGTTCAGCTTCTGGATGGCGGTCAGTCGTTGTTGCTGCGCCTGCCAACCTTGTCGGCTGCCCAGGGCCAAGCGGTGATTCAGGCGGTTGAACCCGTTGCAGGGCCATTCCTCTCCGGTGGTCAATCGGTCGACACGATCGGGCCAAGCCTGGGCAAACAATTGCTGCGCAGCAGTCTGATTTCTCTGTTGGTGGCCTTCAGCGGTATTGCGGCCTACATCAGCTTCCGCTACGACCGCCGCTACGCGTTTCTCGCTCTGGTGGCGCTG containing:
- a CDS encoding 23S rRNA (pseudouridine(1915)-N(3))-methyltransferase RlmH, whose protein sequence is MNPARCRILAVGKVRRGWIQDGIDLYLKRLPGLTISELRDSNPDKEADAIRAALRPDETLIALMEQGDTLASVPFARRLEQFGNQRLAFVIGGADGLTAELKAQAKWRLSLSPMTFPHELARLMLVEQLFRAQAIVQGSPYHRA
- a CDS encoding LexA family transcriptional regulator, yielding MELQHRPLPLQPKRSRLTLPLAGERVAAGFPSPADDYVDVGIDLNEQLIRHPTSTFFLHVSGESMTDAGIHDGDLLVVDRSLDPRPGQVVVAVLDGAFTLKRLMRHRGRLRLEAAHPDYPPLELHRCGEVQIWGVAIHVIHPL
- the rsmA gene encoding 16S rRNA (adenine(1518)-N(6)/adenine(1519)-N(6))-dimethyltransferase RsmA; protein product: MGFSGHHARKRFGQHWLRDESVLQRIIEAADLQSTDRVLEVGPGRGALTERLLAAGLKAVHAIELDRDLVDGLQERFEAQPGFSLHQGDVLEAPLELSDGRIADKVVANIPYNITGPLLERLVGRLDRPVDPPYQRLVLLVQKEVAERIRARPGHSSFSALSVRMQLLARCRSVCPVPPRCFQPPPKVQSEVICLEPLPAAERVEPALAARVESLLKQAFLARRKMLRNTLAGVAEPDRLKELAASAGFSLQQRPQELAPATWVALARGLNRGD
- the secF gene encoding protein translocase subunit SecF produces the protein MTEASSSAQAATVLRLRWSLSSMRRKVWLVSVLVVLISLLGLVLSWLDPAIRAPLRPGLDFTGGTQIQLERRCDDACAELKAIQVSDVIRSLELPQEEGQPLPNLGAPRVQLLDGGQSLLLRLPTLSAAQGQAVIQAVEPVAGPFLSGGQSVDTIGPSLGKQLLRSSLISLLVAFSGIAAYISFRYDRRYAFLALVALAHDVAIVCGVFAWLGVVLQLEVDSLFAVSLLTIAGYSVNDTVVVFDRIRERSKDAADLPLSVQVDQAVSATLTRTLYTSGTTLLPLLALVFFGGATLYWFAIALALGVVVGSWSSIALAPSLLTLWDRSRD
- a CDS encoding Y-family DNA polymerase is translated as MPQATALIDGNNFYASCEQSLDPALIGHPVVVLSNNDGCIVARSAEARALGIRMGTPYFKARRELERHNVVVRSSNYALYADMSQRMMSLLEAHCEELEVYSIDEAFGRIRRPRDGDLQGWSRQLRARARQNLGLPIAIGLGASKAQAKLANRLAKQTPDHAGMFDLGQCDNPDRWLETIAIEDVWGIGRQLAHWCRLRGVSNARHLRDMPSGELRAKCGVVGLRLQRELRGHACLPLELAPAPKQETCVSRSFSRPITSQEELHQAIATYVVRAAEKLRRQRQRAAALTIYTRTSPFAPGFYSQAASTQLDLPSNDTAVLLEAARPLVARIFRPHRPLAKAGVLMQHLQSHDILQTHLMVPMSEEQQQKRECLMETIDRINRRYGRGTLQWAGCGLQPSWLMRREQLSRAATTRLQDLPVVKA
- a CDS encoding YraN family protein, with amino-acid sequence MGSQCSGGWAEQQALQQLEAQGWRLLDRNWHCRWGELDLVLERQQQLLVVEVKGRRTGHRDRHGLDAFHSAKRRRMARAISCWRAVHPASAEHLLRVKLALVPLMTSRRTIRWIDVERLC
- a CDS encoding pyruvate dehydrogenase complex E1 component subunit beta yields the protein MAGTLLFNALREAIDEEMGRDPHVCVMGEDVGHYGGSYKVTKDLAEKYGDLRVLDTPIAENGFTGMAVGAAMTGLRPIVEGMNMGFLLLAFNQISNNMGMLRYTSGGNFTIPTVVRGPGGVGRQLGAEHSQRLEAYFHAVPGIKIVACSTPTNAKGLMKAAIRDNNPVLFFEHVLLYNLSEELPEGDYTCALDQADLVKEGTDVTILTYSRMRHHCLKAVEQLEAEGVSVELIDLISLKPFDMETISRSIRKTNKVIVVEECMKTGGIGAELIALITEQCFDDLDARPVRLSSQDIPTPYNGSLENLTIIQPHQIVDAAQALVNKGI
- a CDS encoding pentapeptide repeat-containing protein; translated protein: MPAPAHAAMDVAKQVLIGADYSNKDLRGATFNLSNLREANLSGSDLRGASLYGAKLQDADLSGTDLREATLDAAVMTGTNLEDAVLEGAFAFNTRFSDVLITGADFTDVPMRGDQLKSLCAVADGTNSVTGRSTRESLGCA
- the secD gene encoding protein translocase subunit SecD, encoding MARYQGWFALVLALAIAAGMFLVRTPLELGLDLRGGSQLTVEVKPAGEITRVGAEEMEAVKAVLDRRVNGLGVAESTLQTVGESQLVLQLPGEQDPTAAARVLGDTALLEFRAQKADTEAEFRGLRQLRSQVEAILRLREDQIRLGETPEPLDLAQLKSTQQTLGLDGQASSDEEQLRQLLNKVDADLLTMLEPAALTGKQLVTAGRQPLQNNPNSWEVTLNFDGEGAEAFADLTKSIAGTDRLLAITLDDQLISAASVGPQFKSAGISGGAATISGNFSAETARELEVKLRGGSLPLPVEVIEVRTIGPTLGAENIRRSLVAALSGLALVAVFMVVAYRLPGAVAVMALSLYALFNLAVYALIPVTLTLPGIAGFILSIGMAVDANVLIFERIKDELRRGNTLIRSIDTGFSEAFSSIVDGHLTTLISCAALFFLGTGLVKGFAATLGIGVLLSLFTALTCTRTLLRFLMGYAGLRRASNFLPTGQLPSATA
- the ispE gene encoding 4-(cytidine 5'-diphospho)-2-C-methyl-D-erythritol kinase; this translates as MITVTAPAKVNLHLEVLGLRSDGFHELAMVMQSIELADRLSFQNTADAQLSLTCDDASLSVGDDNLILRAAQLLRDRSGFSELGASIHLEKRIPIGAGLAGGSSDGAAALVGLNALWGLGHSPADLERMAAELGSDMPFCVAGGCQLCFGRGEQLEAVPPTPQPLAVLLVKDPTVSVSTPWAYKRCRELNQSHYLADEAAFEQRRQALRSVDWLQPLRSELPPPLRNDLQEVVAPETAAVRSALDLLNSIPQSLAVAMSGSGPSCFALFSDLASCRQARDQLTPQLDRAGLKAWSCALRSDGVRIEA
- a CDS encoding 2OG-Fe(II) oxygenase, with translation MLSTVFYPHVSCAGGKLLVADSPPIENGYQGPLPTFRSVISIPPVVNRLVLFSPGILHRINPFEGERYSVAVNIWEQAPLTTTAAEPPA
- a CDS encoding DUF3082 domain-containing protein; this translates as MTDVPTPESPEPQDPRKGPLSFLSGALTAGLLAWLALGLSRRMVVYFAVHPPHYSSPIAQNIAVTLKTLLVGLSFLATFSTAFVALGLTLVFLRSLFTARDQNPA